The Terriglobia bacterium genome includes a region encoding these proteins:
- a CDS encoding tyrosine-type recombinase/integrase: MPHLAPPTLTTAEQKAILLATASNLRDHTIFSMALGTGLRLAELVGLNVGDVFNTDGTPRVRVRIRPEIAKGGRATDVFLPDRLVVKLRRFWRWKRDRGED; this comes from the coding sequence CCCTGACCACCGCCGAGCAGAAGGCGATCCTGCTGGCCACCGCCTCGAACCTCCGCGACCACACCATCTTCTCGATGGCCCTCGGCACCGGCCTGCGCCTCGCCGAGCTCGTCGGCCTCAACGTCGGCGACGTGTTCAACACGGACGGCACGCCCCGGGTCCGCGTCCGCATCCGCCCCGAGATCGCCAAGGGCGGCCGTGCTACGGACGTATTCCTGCCGGACCGGCTGGTCGTAAAGCTGAGGCGGTTCTGGCGGTGGAAGCGGGACCGCGGCGAGGAT